One genomic segment of uncultured Ilyobacter sp. includes these proteins:
- the cobA gene encoding uroporphyrinogen-III C-methyltransferase: MNKGKVYIVGAGPGDMELLTLKAKRCVEEADCIVYDRLINKRILKFAKPDAELIYLGKLNTEGGVIQDEINQTLVREALKGKIVTRLKGGDPFVFGRGGEEIQEILKEEIPFEVVPGITSSISVPAYSGIPVTHRGISRSFHVFTGHTMEDGGWHNFEAIAKLQGTLVFLMGVKNLDFITGDLMKNGKDPETPVGIIEKGSTSRQRVIRGTLSNIVEIAKKEDVKPPAIIIIGGVVNLREEFNWFEKKELFGKKILVTRDEKQAEAMSSIIEKKGGEAVELPLIQIDDQMKEFDYSEIKKYTCLLFNSQNGVRSFFRYLPDMRLLGDIKIGVVGVKTKEELSKVKLVPDFMPEEYTGELLAEEAANYTKEGDGILFVTSDISPSNPEEWSAKYGRNFEKIAAYKTVKVKKDKNEVTEALKGVDIVTFLSSSTVEAFVESLDGDLDEVKGIKFASIGPVTSETMKKLGLTVDIEAKEFTANGILKAIEEAM; encoded by the coding sequence ATGAACAAAGGTAAGGTTTATATCGTGGGAGCAGGACCCGGGGACATGGAGCTTCTAACACTAAAAGCTAAAAGATGCGTGGAAGAGGCTGATTGTATAGTCTATGACAGGCTTATAAATAAAAGAATTCTAAAATTTGCAAAACCTGATGCAGAGCTTATCTATCTAGGAAAGCTCAACACAGAAGGTGGGGTGATCCAGGACGAGATTAACCAGACTCTTGTGAGGGAAGCTCTAAAGGGCAAAATTGTGACAAGATTAAAAGGCGGAGACCCCTTTGTATTTGGTAGAGGTGGAGAGGAGATACAGGAAATATTAAAAGAAGAAATTCCTTTTGAAGTTGTTCCTGGAATAACATCTTCGATATCTGTTCCTGCTTACTCTGGTATTCCTGTGACTCACAGGGGAATATCTAGGTCTTTTCATGTGTTTACAGGTCACACAATGGAAGACGGAGGATGGCACAATTTTGAGGCCATTGCCAAGCTGCAGGGGACCTTGGTTTTCTTGATGGGTGTAAAAAATCTTGATTTTATTACCGGGGATCTAATGAAAAACGGAAAAGATCCCGAAACCCCTGTAGGGATAATAGAAAAAGGAAGTACCTCTAGGCAGAGAGTCATAAGAGGAACTCTTTCAAATATAGTGGAGATTGCCAAAAAAGAAGATGTAAAACCACCTGCTATAATAATCATAGGAGGAGTTGTAAACCTTCGTGAAGAGTTTAACTGGTTTGAAAAAAAAGAACTTTTTGGTAAAAAGATACTAGTAACAAGAGATGAAAAACAGGCTGAAGCTATGAGCAGCATCATAGAAAAAAAAGGCGGAGAGGCGGTAGAACTTCCTCTTATTCAGATAGATGATCAGATGAAGGAATTTGATTACTCAGAGATAAAAAAATATACCTGTCTTCTTTTTAATTCGCAAAATGGAGTGAGAAGTTTCTTCAGATATCTTCCTGACATGAGATTATTGGGGGATATAAAGATAGGTGTGGTAGGAGTAAAGACTAAGGAAGAGCTTTCTAAAGTCAAACTCGTTCCGGACTTTATGCCTGAAGAGTATACAGGAGAACTTCTTGCAGAAGAGGCTGCCAATTATACAAAAGAGGGAGATGGAATTTTATTTGTAACCTCTGATATATCTCCTAGTAATCCTGAGGAGTGGAGTGCGAAGTACGGGAGAAACTTTGAAAAGATAGCTGCTTATAAAACAGTAAAAGTGAAAAAAGATAAAAATGAAGTTACAGAAGCACTAAAAGGTGTGGACATCGTCACATTCTTGAGTTCTTCTACTGTAGAGGCCTTTGTAGAGAGCCTAGATGGAGACCTCGATGAAGTGAAAGGAATAAAATTTGCATCCATAGGACCTGTGACAAGTGAGACCATGAAAAAATTGGGATTAACTGTAGATATAGAGGCTAAGGAATTTACTGCAAATGGAATTCTTAAAGCCATTGAGGAGGCTATGTAA
- the hemB gene encoding porphobilinogen synthase, whose amino-acid sequence MFKRHRRLRSSQVMRDMVKDIYIDVRDFVYPLFIEEEKGIKKEIPSMPGQYRISLDMLEPELDEIWNLGIRSVLLFGIPIEKDPMGKEAYNDFGVVQEAVRLIKKLHPEMLVITDVCMCEYTSHGHCGILSGPHVLNDETLYYLSKIAVSHAKAGADMVAPSDMMDGRIQAMRKALDNEGFINTPIMSYSVKYASSFYGPFRDAADSAPSFGDRKTYQMDFRSTKEALREAEADLEEGADILIVKPALAYLDVIKRLYRRYDVPIAAYNVSAEYSMVKAAAEKGWIDEKGIVVEKMYALKRAGASIIITYHAKDIARWLKNNEID is encoded by the coding sequence ATGTTTAAAAGACACAGAAGACTCAGAAGCAGCCAGGTTATGAGGGATATGGTTAAGGATATTTATATAGATGTCAGGGACTTTGTGTATCCCCTCTTTATAGAGGAGGAGAAGGGAATAAAAAAAGAGATCCCTTCTATGCCTGGACAGTATAGAATATCTCTTGATATGTTAGAGCCCGAGCTAGATGAGATATGGAATCTAGGGATCAGAAGTGTATTGCTTTTCGGAATACCCATTGAAAAAGACCCCATGGGAAAAGAAGCATATAATGATTTTGGAGTAGTACAGGAAGCTGTGAGACTCATAAAAAAATTACATCCTGAAATGCTTGTGATAACAGATGTGTGTATGTGTGAATATACTTCTCACGGCCATTGTGGAATCCTGAGCGGACCTCATGTACTGAACGACGAAACATTGTATTATCTTTCTAAAATAGCTGTTTCTCATGCCAAGGCAGGAGCGGACATGGTAGCTCCGTCAGATATGATGGACGGTAGAATTCAGGCCATGAGAAAGGCTCTAGACAACGAAGGGTTCATAAATACCCCTATAATGTCCTACAGTGTAAAATACGCCTCATCATTTTACGGTCCTTTCCGTGATGCAGCAGATTCTGCTCCCTCTTTCGGAGACAGAAAGACTTATCAGATGGATTTTAGAAGTACGAAAGAAGCTCTTCGAGAGGCAGAGGCTGATCTAGAAGAGGGTGCTGACATACTCATAGTAAAACCTGCTTTAGCTTATCTAGATGTAATAAAGAGACTCTACAGAAGGTATGATGTCCCTATTGCAGCCTATAATGTAAGTGCAGAATACTCTATGGTAAAAGCTGCAGCAGAAAAGGGCTGGATAGATGAAAAGGGAATTGTTGTAGAAAAGATGTATGCCTTAAAGAGAGCTGGAGCTTCTATAATAATAACTTATCATGCAAAAGATATAGCGAGATGGCTCAAGAATAACGAGATTGACTAA
- the hemL gene encoding glutamate-1-semialdehyde 2,1-aminomutase produces MRYKNSAEIFERAKKVIPGGVNSPVRAFGSVNKSYPIFAKRAKGSKIWCEDNNEYIDYICSWGPMILGHNHERVVAGVREAIEDGSSFGLPTKMEVELAELVIKCYPSIEKIRLTTSGTEATMAAVRLARAYTKKNKILKFEGCYHGHSDSLMVKAGSGLLTDGYQDSNGITEGTIRDTLTLPFGRLDLVEELFAKDEDIACIIMEPIPANMGIIETDVEFLKGIRELCTANNTVLIFDEVISGFRLALGGAQELYEVTPDLTTLGKIIGGGYPVGAFGGKNELMDMIAPVGDVYHAGTLSGNPVSVRAGYETISILLENKDTLYRELKEKVDYITSNIEKISEKNGVPVCINKLGSLFTIFFTEKEEIKTLDDVIETDGEKYARYFNVMLDSGVVTPPSKYEAHFVSAAHTKDDMDKTLEIIDKAFEEISKM; encoded by the coding sequence ATGAGATATAAAAATTCTGCTGAAATTTTTGAAAGAGCAAAAAAAGTAATTCCAGGGGGGGTAAACAGTCCTGTAAGAGCCTTTGGATCGGTAAATAAAAGTTATCCCATCTTTGCCAAAAGAGCAAAGGGAAGCAAAATCTGGTGTGAAGATAATAATGAATATATAGACTACATCTGCTCGTGGGGACCTATGATATTAGGACACAACCATGAGAGGGTAGTAGCAGGTGTAAGAGAGGCTATAGAGGACGGAAGTTCTTTTGGTCTTCCTACAAAGATGGAGGTAGAACTGGCTGAGCTTGTGATAAAGTGCTATCCTTCCATAGAAAAAATAAGACTTACAACTTCTGGTACAGAGGCGACTATGGCTGCAGTTAGGCTGGCAAGGGCCTACACAAAGAAAAATAAGATATTAAAATTTGAAGGGTGTTATCACGGGCATTCTGATTCTCTCATGGTAAAAGCTGGATCAGGCCTACTTACTGACGGATACCAGGACAGCAACGGTATCACAGAGGGGACTATAAGGGACACCCTTACACTTCCTTTTGGAAGGCTTGACCTTGTAGAGGAACTCTTTGCAAAAGATGAAGACATAGCCTGTATCATAATGGAGCCTATTCCTGCCAATATGGGGATTATAGAGACAGATGTAGAATTCCTAAAAGGTATCAGAGAGTTGTGTACAGCCAATAATACAGTACTAATTTTTGATGAAGTAATAAGCGGGTTCAGACTGGCTCTAGGCGGGGCTCAAGAGCTCTACGAAGTGACTCCGGACTTGACTACTCTTGGGAAAATTATAGGGGGAGGATATCCTGTAGGCGCCTTTGGAGGAAAGAATGAACTGATGGACATGATCGCTCCTGTAGGGGATGTGTATCATGCAGGAACTCTGTCTGGGAACCCGGTTTCAGTGAGGGCAGGATATGAAACTATAAGTATCTTATTAGAGAACAAAGATACTCTCTATAGAGAACTAAAAGAAAAAGTAGATTATATTACTTCAAATATTGAGAAAATCTCCGAAAAAAATGGTGTTCCTGTGTGTATAAATAAACTGGGATCACTTTTCACAATATTTTTCACAGAAAAAGAAGAGATAAAGACTCTAGATGATGTTATAGAAACCGACGGAGAAAAATATGCAAGGTATTTTAATGTGATGCTCGATTCTGGTGTGGTTACTCCCCCTTCTAAATACGAGGCTCATTTTGTATCGGCAGCTCACACAAAAGATGATATGGATAAGACTTTAGAGATTATTGATAAGGCTTTTGAAGAGATCTCTAAAATGTAA
- the glsA gene encoding glutaminase A, with amino-acid sequence MKKFLKSLVEKNRGISELGNVANYIPGLEKSNKHALGLCIIKTNGTIYSIGDYDVKFTIQSVSKPITLMLAILDHGEEHVFSKVGMEPTGDAFNSIQKLETCKSHKPFNPMINAGAIATSALIKGADNQERFDRLLNFFRKISENETLEINNDVYLGEKRTGNKNRAMAYFMKGEGYIDGEAEDALEVYFKQCSIEVTAKDLTKIGLFLARGGVMSNGERVVSERIAKIAKTLMITCGMYDGSGEFALRVGIPSKSGVGGGIMSVVPGKMGIGVFSPALDEKGNPIAGEALLEDLSDELSLSIF; translated from the coding sequence ATGAAGAAATTTCTAAAAAGTTTAGTTGAAAAAAACAGAGGTATAAGTGAACTTGGTAATGTAGCCAACTACATCCCTGGACTTGAAAAATCCAATAAACATGCTCTTGGACTTTGTATCATTAAGACTAATGGTACCATATACTCAATAGGCGACTACGATGTAAAATTCACCATACAAAGCGTATCAAAACCAATAACACTCATGCTGGCAATACTTGATCACGGAGAGGAACATGTCTTCTCTAAAGTGGGGATGGAACCCACCGGAGATGCCTTTAACTCCATACAAAAACTGGAGACCTGCAAAAGTCACAAGCCTTTTAATCCTATGATAAATGCAGGAGCCATAGCCACCAGTGCACTGATTAAAGGAGCTGACAACCAGGAGAGGTTTGACAGACTTTTAAACTTTTTTAGAAAAATATCAGAAAATGAAACTCTTGAAATAAATAATGATGTATATTTAGGAGAAAAAAGAACCGGTAATAAAAACAGAGCCATGGCTTATTTCATGAAGGGCGAAGGCTATATAGATGGTGAAGCGGAAGACGCATTAGAAGTTTACTTCAAACAGTGCTCTATAGAGGTCACTGCAAAGGATCTTACAAAAATCGGATTGTTTTTAGCAAGAGGCGGTGTAATGAGCAACGGAGAAAGAGTAGTCAGTGAACGTATTGCAAAAATCGCAAAGACTCTCATGATAACATGCGGCATGTACGACGGATCAGGAGAATTTGCCTTGAGAGTAGGAATCCCTTCAAAATCAGGAGTCGGGGGCGGAATAATGTCTGTGGTTCCAGGAAAGATGGGTATAGGGGTCTTTAGCCCGGCTCTCGATGAAAAGGGCAATCCCATAGCTGGAGAGGCTCTTTTGGAGGACCTTTCAGATGAATTATCTCTAAGTATATTCTAG